In the Ipomoea triloba cultivar NCNSP0323 chromosome 6, ASM357664v1 genome, one interval contains:
- the LOC116022347 gene encoding aldose 1-epimerase-like has product MMAALLYRLSCFLVLAVLLTGSFCDASEEVGIYEIKRCNFSVKITNYGATVISVILPDKNGKLGDVVLGFDSVDDYKNDTAYFGAIVGRVANRIGAASFKLNGAEYKLPANDHGNTLHGGIRGFSDVIWTVENYKKDSHLTLSYNSYDGEQGFPGNLSVTVTYTFIGKKRLRIRMKAKALNKATPVNLATHSYWNLGGHDSGDILSHTIQLFGSKITPVDEKLIPTGAIEPVKGTAYDFLKPRAIGSELNKLPGGYDINYVLDDSNGSRHHLGKAAVVVDSKSGRKMELWTNKPGVQFYTSNMLEDTKGKGGYVYKKHAALCLETQGFPDSVNHPNFPSQIVNPGETYDHAMVYRFTIHDHEASHAGY; this is encoded by the exons ATGATGGCTGCATTATTATATCGATTGTCGTGTTTCTTGGTATTGGCTGTTTTGTTAACAGGGAGCTTCTGTGATGCAAGTGAAGAAGTGGGTATATATGAGATCAAGAGATGCAACTTCTCTGTGAAGATCACAAACTATGGAGCAACTGTTATCTCTGTCATCCTCCCTGATAAAAATG GAAAATTGGGAGATGTGGTTCTTGGATTCGATTCTGTTGATGACTACAAG AATGACACAGCCTATTTTGGTGCTATAGTTGGGCGTGTTGCTAACAGGATTGGGGCAGCAAGCTTCAAGCTTAATGGTGCGGAGTACAAATTGCCTGCAAATGATCATGGAAACACTCTCCATG GGGGTATCAGAGGATTCAGTGATGTGATATGGACTGTGGAAAATTACAAGAAAGACAGCCATCTCACTCTCTCATACAACAGCTATGATGGAGAACAAG GATTTCCTGGGAATCTGTCTGTTACTGTGACTTACACATTCATTGGCAAAAAAAGGCTGAGAATAAGAATGAAAGCCAAGGCTCTGAACAAGGCAACGCCAGTGAATCTAGCCACACATTCCTACTGGAATCTTGGTGGCCATGACAGTGGCGATATCTTGTCACATACTATCCAGCTCTTCGGCTCGAAGATCACTCCTGTGGATGAAAAGCTCATCCCTACTGGTGCCATTGAACCGGTGAAAGGGACAGCGTACGATTTCCTGAAGCCACGGGCTATAGGGAGCGAGCTGAATAAGCTTCCGGGTGGATATGATATAAACTATGTGTTGGACGACAGCAATGGTTCCAGGCATCATCTGGGGAAGGCTGCTGTGGTGGTAGATAGCAAATCTGGGAGAAAAATGGAGCTGTGGACTAACAAGCCTGGCGTTCAGTTTTACACAAGTAATATGTTGGAAGATACAAAGGGGAAAGGTGGATATGTTTACAAAAAACATGCTGCATTGTGCTTGGAGACCCAAGGATTTCCAGATTCTGTGAACCACCCGAATTTCCCTTCCCAGATTGTGAATCCGGGTGAGACTTATGACCATGCCATGGTTTATCGGTTCACTATTCATGATCATGAAGCATCCCACGCCGGCTACTGA
- the LOC116021550 gene encoding uncharacterized protein LOC116021550 codes for MASALSMSKTSLHRRVKDGSLKSHSNAVKPMLTVENRKVRLQFCISMIDSSSSHNNPCFIDMYDRVHIDEKWFFLSRTSQKYYLLPEEDEPYRTCKSKKFITKVMFLCAVARPRFDLERNEMFDGKIGMFPFVYKEPAKRRSKNREAGTLETKPIESVNKEVTRKWLIDYVLPAIRAKWSLSSSKTIYIQQDNAKPHISMNDAEFLEAANKDGFDIHITCQPPNSPDMNVLDLGFFRALQSLQHQEAPRNVDELVAATHKAFNEISVESLSNVFLTLQLCMVEVMKNFGGNNYKLPHINKQKLAHEGLLPTTIACDPEVLDEAISSL; via the coding sequence ATGGCTAGTGCACTAAGCATGTCAAAAACAAGCCTTCACCGGAGAGTTAAGGATGGATCTTTGAAATCCCACTCAAATGCTGTCAAGCCTATGTTAACAGTGGAAAACCGGAAGGTAAGATTACAGTTCTGCATATCTATGATTGATTCAAGTTCGTCTCATAATAATCCATGTTTCATAGATATGTATGACCGGGTTCATATAGATGAGAAATGGTTTTTCCTCTCAAGaacttctcaaaaatattatctACTGCCTGAGGAAGATGAACCATATCGTACTTGTAAAAGTAAAAAGTTTATAACAAAAGTTATGTTTCTTTGTGCTGTTGCTCGCCCTCGGTTTGATTTAGAAAGAAATGAAATGTTTGATGGGAAAATTGGGATGTTCCCATTTGTTTATAAAGAACCAGCTAAGCGTAGAAGTAAGAACCGGGAAGCTGGAACCTTAGAAACTAAGCCCATTGAATCTGTAAATAAAGAAGTTACAAGAAAATGGTTGATTGATTATGTATTGCCTGCAATACGTGCAAAATGGTCTCTAAGTAGTTCAAAgactatatatattcaacaagaTAATGCAAAGCCACATATTAGTATGAACGATGCTGAATTTTTGGAGGCTGCAAATAAAGATGGCTTTGATATTCACATAACTTGTCAGCCTCCAAATAGTCCAGACATGAATGTATTGGATCTTGGTTTCTTTAGAGCTCTTCAATCTTTACAACATCAAGAAGCTCCTCGCAATGTGGATGAACTAGTTGCTGCAACTCATAAAGCCTTTAATGAGATCTCGGTAGAAAGTCTTAGTAATGTTTTTCTAACATTGCAATTATGTATGGTTGAAGTTATGAAAAACTTCGGAGGGAACAATTATAAGCTGCCACACATAAATAAGCAAAAGTTAGCACATGAAGGCTTATTACCTACCACTATCGCATGTGATCCAGAAGTCTTAGATGAAGCAATTTCAAGTCTCTAG
- the LOC116022186 gene encoding uncharacterized protein LOC116022186, whose translation MAYSWRPQPPQQPPLQGDRCPVCSYSHFPFCPPPPLYPPNPRLQYQPHPAQFYHGHPPVPPQPAYDPFVDHHTGPHQVPPHRPYADGYQGLRSPWNQGANFNNDPYGNSNSTDNFSHGNGGAKRMRMDDPSSVVNESYEKSARFSFDDERRLQLIRDHGGPADQGNSEGYGNGANNFRDSGCGDLDRKQASSEQVDKNLVQSNGYGFSSFPANNYNNVDQGRNTIQHEQSGALGFGSENHNFDSSYPDFYPKQHSLELKQNQYGSAITRQGASNPRGMAIGLSQGSRAFPGQLPLPSSPPPPLPAGTPGRPFLEPVVSSSPSGTASSLFPIHTGTSASMPSYPPATEAAQAYYHANGNSKPPSGFAMEELRTFHYASSRTCSGESEQYPARHPSSEKPKIFDASHILKRPHRSARPDHIVVILRGLPGSGKSYLAKMLRDLEVENGGNAPRIHSIDDYFMTEVEKVDESEVSKSAGSTKGKKSVKKVIEYCYEPEMEEAYRSSMLKAFKKTLDEGAFSFVIVDDRNLRVADFAQFWATAKRSGYEVYLLEAPYKDPAGCAARNVHGFTLDEIRKLTCQWEEAPSLYLKLDVKSLIHGDDLEHGAIEEVDMDMEDGDSAAEPSTSEQGNTENAVLPASDITSDAKGDLSWDDEAEHHIDSVKDLGKSKWSTDLDEDDIQKDENTKRKPNALSGLIQSYRKQSKRVRWGDQAGKAGFSIGATKAANVSLIIGPGEGYNLKSNPLREEEKTTLINGRQTKRQGVFQEQLRAEHESFKAVFDKRRQRIGGLDAEEE comes from the exons ATGGCCTATTCATGGCGACCTCAACCACCACAACAGCCTCCATTGCAAGGCGATCGATGCCCGGTCTGCTCATACTCTCACTTCCCCTTTTGCCCTCCACCGCCACTGTACCCTCCCAACCCTAGACTGCAATATCAGCCACATCCCGCCCAGTTCTACCATGGGCACCCACCAGTACCACCGCAACCGGCTTACGATCCCTTCGTCGATCACCATACCGGGCCCCACCAAGTTCCTCCTCACCGTCCATACGCTGATGGCTACCAAGGTCTTCGCTCGCCGTGGAATCAAGGCGCTAATTTTAATAATGATCCATATGGGAATTCGAATTCAACCGATAATTTTAGTCATGGTAATGGTGGAGCTAAGAGAATGCGTATGGATGATCCGAGCTCAGTTGTGAATGAAAGTTATGAGAAATCAGCTAGGTTTTCGTTTGATGACGAAAGGAGATTGCAATTGATTCGTGATCATGGTGGACCAGCGGATCAGGGAAACTCTGAAGGATATGGGAACGGTGCGAACAACTTTCGTGACTCGGGATGTGGCGATTTGGACAGAAAACAGGCTAGTAGTGAACAAGTTGATAAGAATTTGGTTCAGAGTAATGGCTATGGATTTAGCAGTTTTCCagctaataattacaataatgtagACCAGGGGCGGAATACAATTCAGCATGAACAAAGTGGTGCTCTTGGGTTTGGCTCAGAAAATCACAATTTTGATAGTTCATATCCTGATTTTTACCCAAAGCAGCATTCTTTAGAGCTGAAGCAAAACCAATATGGTTCAGCAATAACTAGGCAAGGAGCCTCAAACCCGAGAGGCATGGCTATTGGTCTGAGTCAGGGTTCACGAGCATTCCCTGGCCAGCTTCCACTTCCTTCCTCGCCACCACCACCTCTTCCTGCAGGAACTCCTGGCCGCCCTTTCTTAGAGCCAGTTgtttcatcatcaccatcaggAACAGCCTCTTCATTATTTCCCATTCATACTGGTACATCAGCTTCAATGCCTTCCTACCCTCCAGCCACTGAAGCAGCTCAAGCCTACTATCATGCCAATGGCAATTCAAAGCCTCCATCTGGCTTTGCTATGGAG GAACTTCGGACTTTTCACTATGCTTCGTCAAGGACATGCTCAGGAGAAAGTGAACAGTATCCTGCCAGGCATCCATCTTCTGAAAAGCCTAAGATTTTTGATGCTTCTCACATTTTAAAGCGTCCACATAGATCTGCCCGGCCTGATCATATAGTTGTAATCCTTCGAGGGCTTCCAG GGAGTGGAAAGAGCTATTTGGCAAAAATGTTGCGTGACCTTGAGGTTGAGAATGGTGGTAATGCCCCAAGAATTCACTCGATAGATGATTACTTTATGACTGAAGTTGAAAAG GTTGATGAAAGTGAAGTTTCAAAGTCTGCTGGCTCTACCAAAGGGAAAAAATCTGTGAAAAAGGTCATCGAGTATTGCTATGAACCTGAGATGGAGGAG GCTTATCGGTCAAGCATGTTGAAGGCATTTAAGAAGACCCTTGATGAGGGGGCTTTCTCCTTTGTAATTG TGGATGACCGCAATCTGCGGGTAGCTGATTTTGCTCAATTTTGGGCAACTGCAAAG AGGTCGGGGTATGAAGTGTACTTACTAGAAGCTCCGTACAAGGACCCAGCG GGATGTGCAGCAAGGAATGTGCATGGTTTTACGCTGGATGAAATACGGAAGTTGACTTGCCAGTGGGAAGAAGCTCCATCCCTGTATTTGAAACTGGATGTTAAG tcATTAATTCATGGAGATGATCTTGAGCATGGTGCAATAGAAGAG GTAGACATGGACATGGAGGATGGAGATTCAGCAGCAGAACCATCTACTTCTGAACAAGGGAATACCGAGAATGCTGTACTACCTGCAAGCGATATCACTTCTGATG CTAAAGGTGATTTGAGTTGGGATGATGAAGCAGAACACCATATTGATTCAGTGAAGGATTTGGGAAAGAGTAAATGGTCAACTGATTTGGATGAGGATGACATCCAAAAAGATGAAAATACTAAAAGGAAACCTAATGCCCTCTCTGGTTTAATCCAATCTTACAGAAAACAAAGTAAAAGAGTACGATGGGGGGATCAG GCTGGTAAAGCAGGATTTTCAATAGGAGCAACTAAAGCCGCTAATGTATCATTAATAATTGGTCCTGGTGAAGGGTACAACTTG AAATCAAACCCTCTccgggaagaagaaaaaacaacatTAATTAATGGCAGGCAAACAAAGAGGCAGGGCGTGTTCCAAGAACAATTACGTGCTGAGCATGAGTCCTTCAAGGCTGTTTTTGACAAAAGGCGACAACGAATTGGGGGCCTTGATGCCGAGGAGGAATGA
- the LOC116022187 gene encoding 22.0 kDa heat shock protein-like: MANAAAYKELTPPFYWLEDSSSHYLILDLPGFRREEIKVEVDNEGHINISGERKMNESEYIFFKQSFNPPENSRPETATVLLEDDILYVSISKQATEKEGEKIPPGNPVQEQNQQNQSNTSSDEIDSEHENDKNRYGSCCSSDEEDEEEEFHDAKAMHNLKQETILPMGADKLRRNSMIVTVVILAISLGVLVIHNKPTAMNYD, from the exons ATGGCAAATGCAGCAGCATATAAAGAGCTCACACCTCCTTTCTACTGGCTTGAGGATTCAAGCAGTCATTATCTCATTCTTGATCTTCCTG GGTTCAGAAGGGAGGAAATAAAGGTTGAAGTCGATAATGAAGGCCATATAAACATAAGTGGAGAGAGGAAGATGAATGAAAGCGAGTATATCTTCTTTAAGCAATCTTTCAACCCACCTGAGAATTCAAGACCTGAAACTGCCACAGTATTGCTTGAAGACGATATTCTCTACGTAAGCATCTCGAAACAAGCAACAGAGAAAGAAGGCGAAAAAATTCCACCTGGGAACCCTGTTCAAGAACAGAATCAGCAAAACCAGTCTAACACATCGAGTGATGAAATAGATTCAGAACACGAAAATGACAAAAACAGATACGGCAGCTGTTGTTCATCTgacgaagaagacgaagaagaagaatttcatGACGCGAAAGCAATGCATAACCTGAAACAGGAGACAATATTGCCAATGGGAGCAGACAAGCTGAGAAGGAACAGCATGATTGTAACAGTCGTTATCCTGGCAATTTCTTTAGGTGTTTTAGTCATTCATAATAAACCCACTGCAATGAACTATGATTGA
- the LOC116022923 gene encoding protein QUIRKY, producing MTASSEHPDHPPPQQQPPPPQQKAPQAIRKLVIEVIDARNLLPKDGQGSSSAYVVVDFDGQKRRTSTVCRNLNPVWNEVLEFVVSDPKTMEFEELEIDVYNDKKLSNGNARKNQFLGRVKVYGTQFARRGEEGLIYFQLEKRSVFSWVRGELGLKIYYYDELVQEEEPPPEEQPPPPPPPPPPEEMRKTPTVVMLDEPRPRIIEIPGCSDVAMDAREPSPPIVTIEESPPPMTGPPPEQLQQHYGPPHEEAPPGMNMPPPMEYPPEVKKMQAGRVGEAVRVLKRQKDEYSPRVITGKFAEKSEKTTSQFDLVEPMLYLYVKIVKARGLAPSESPFAKIRTSTEQRRSRIAMFRPGPPGEPPTNPEWNQVFALGYNKQETANSTLEISIWDGASGHFLGGVCFDLSDVPVRDPPDSPLAPQWYHLEGGGSDDQHKVSGDIQLSVWIGTQADDAFPESWSSDDPSVAHTRPKVYQSPKLWYLRVTVIEAQDLHIAPNLPPLTSPDVRVKAQLGFQSIRTRRGLMNNHSSAFHWNEDLIFVAGEPLEDSLILLVEDRTGKDPMLLGHIIINVGSVEQRLDERLVPAKWHGLEGGGAPGGPYCGRLQLRMCLEGGYHVLDEAAHVCSDFRPTAKQLWKPAIGILELGILGARGLLPIKSKGPGKGSTDAYCVAKYGKKWVRTRTILDSFDPRWNEQYTWQVYDPCTVLAIGVFDNWRMFADAGEEKPDYQVGKIHIRVSTLENNKVYTNSYPLLVLSRAGLKKMGEIELAVRFSSPSLLPDTCAVYGQPLLPRMHYLRPLGVAQQEALRGAAIKMVAAWLARSEPPLGSEVVRYMLDADSHNWSMRKSKANWFRIVAVLAWLVGLAKWLNDIRRWRNPVTTILVHILYLVLVWYPDLIVPTGFLYVFLIGVWYYRFRPKIPAGMDTRLSQALNVDPDELDEEFDTIPSSRPPEIVRLRYDRLRILAARVQTVLGDFATQGERVQALVSWRDPAATKMFIVVCLVITIVLYSVPPKMVAVALGFYFLRHPMFRDPMPPASLNFFRRLPSLSDRLM from the coding sequence ATGACGGCGTCATCAGAGCATCCGGATCATCCACCGCCGCAGCagcagccgccgccgccgcagcagAAAGCGCCTCAAGCGATCCGAAAGCTTGTGATAGAGGTGATCGACGCTCGGAATCTCCTTCCCAAGGACGGCCAGGGAAGTTCCAGCGCGTACGTGGTGGTGGACTTTGACGGCCAGAAACGGCGGACGTCGACGGTTTGCAGAAACTTGAATCCGGTATGGAACGAGGTGCTGGAGTTCGTGGTGTCGGATCCGAAGACGATGGAGTTTGAGGAGCTGGAGATTGACGTGTACAATGATAAGAAGCTGAGCAATGGGAACGCGAGGAAGAATCAGTTTCTCGGGAGGGTTAAAGTGTACGGAACGCAGTTCGCGAGGCGGGGAGAGGAAGGATTGATTTATTTTCAGTTAGAGAAGAGGAGTGTGTTCAGCTGGGTGCGAGGcgagcttggattgaagatttatTACTACGATGAGCTGGTTCAGGAGGAGGAGCCGCCGCCGGAAGAGCAGCCGCCACCTCCCCCTCCGCCACCGCCGCCGGAGGAGATGAGGAAGACACCGACGGTTGTAATGCTAGACGAGCCACGGCCAAGGATTATTGAAATCCCTGGTTGTTCGGACGTTGCGATGGATGCACGAGAACCGTCTCCCCCGATTGTTACGATCGAGGAGTCTCCTCCTCCGATGACTGGCCCGCCGCCTGAGCAGCTACAGCAGCATTATGGTCCGCCGCATGAAGAGGCTCCACCGGGAATGAATATGCCTCCGCCGATGGAATATCCTCCGGAAGTGAAGAAGATGCAGGCAGGGAGAGTTGGAGAGGCGGTTAGGGTATTGAAACGGCAGAAAGATGAGTACTCGCCTAGAGTGATTACCGGGAAATTCGCGGAAAAATCAGAGAAAACGACGTCGCAGTTTGATCTCGTTGAGCCGATGCTATACCTATATGTGAAAATTGTTAAAGCACGTGGCCTCGCTCCGAGCGAGAGTCCATTTGCTAAGATCAGAACATCCACCGAACAAAGACGGTCCAGAATAGCCATGTTTCGACCCGGCCCGCCGGGCGAGCCTCCGACGAATCCGGAGTGGAACCAGGTATTCGCACTTGGCTACAATAAACAGGAAACAGCGAATTCCACTCTCGAGATTTCAATATGGGACGGTGCATCCGGTCATTTTCTCGGCGGCGTTTGTTTCGACCTCTCCGACGTCCCTGTCCGTGATCCGCCGGACAGTCCATTAGCTCCACAGTGGTACCACCTCGAAGGCGGCGGTTCCGATGACCAGCACAAGGTCTCCGGTGATATTCAGCTTTCCGTCTGGATTGGAACTCAAGCTGACGATGCCTTCCCGGAATCATGGAGCTCCGACGATCCATCGGTGGCGCACACCCGGCCGAAAGTGTATCAATCTCCGAAACTCTGGTACTTGAGAGTGACGGTGATCGAAGCTCAGGACCTCCACATAGCGCCGAATCTGCCGCCGTTGACATCGCCGGACGTCAGAGTCAAGGCTCAACTGGGGTTCCAATCCATACGCACTCGCCGCGGGCTAATGAACAACCATAGCTCCGCCTTCCACTGGAACGAAGACCTCATCTTCGTCGCCGGCGAGCCGTTAGAAGACAGTCTGATCTTGCTCGTAGAGGACCGTACAGGGAAAGATCCGATGCTTCTCGGGCACATCATAATTAACGTGGGGTCAGTTGAACAACGGCTTGATGAGCGGCTAGTGCCAGCTAAATGGCATGGATTGGAAGGTGGCGGTGCTCCCGGTGGGCCCTACTGCGGAAGGCTACAATTGCGGATGTGCTTGGAGGGAGGGTATCACGTGCTGGATGAAGCGGCGCACGTGTGCAGTGATTTCCGGCCCACGGCTAAGCAGCTCTGGAAGCCGGCTATTGGGATTTTGGAGCTTGGAATCCTCGGAGCCCGAGGGTTGCTACCCATCAAATCCAAGGGCCCGGGAAAAGGATCCACGGATGCTTATTGCGTTGCCAAATACGGCAAAAAATGGGTCAGGACCCGAACCATATTAGACAGCTTTGACCCGCGGTGGAACGAGCAGTACACGTGGCAGGTCTACGACCCATGTACGGTTCTCGCCATCGGCGTGTTTGACAACTGGCGTATGTTCGCCGACGCCGGCGAAGAAAAACCCGATTACCAAGTCGGAAAGATACACATACGGGTATCAACATTGGAGAACAACAAGGTATACACTAACTCATATCCTCTATTGGTTTTGTCACGGGCCGGGTTGAAAAAAATGGGCGAAATTGAGCTGGCGGTTAGATTCTCCTCCCCGTCATTGCTACCAGACACGTGCGCAGTTTACGGGCAGCCGTTATTGCCACGTATGCACTACCTCCGCCCGCTAGGCGTGGCGCAACAAGAGGCATTACGAGGAGCCGCCATTAAAATGGTGGCGGCGTGGTTGGCCCGATCGGAACCGCCGCTAGGATCGGAGGTGGTGCGATATATGTTGGATGCGGACTCACATAACTGGAGCATGAGGAAAAGCAAGGCAAATTGGTTTCGGATCGTGGCGGTTTTAGCTTGGCTTGTCGGGTTAGCAAAATGGTTAAACGATATCCGGCGATGGAGGAACCCGGTAACCACCATTTTGGTCCATATTCTTTATTTGGTTCTTGTTTGGTACCCGGATTTGATCGTCCCCACCGGATTCCTATACGTGTTCTTGATCGGAGTTTGGTACTACCGTTTCCGGCCAAAAATCCCGGCGGGAATGGACACCCGGCTTTCCCAAGCCCTAAATGTCGACCCGGATGAACTGGACGAGGAATTCGACACAATACCCAGTTCACGGCCGCCGGAAATTGTCCGGCTCCGGTATGACCGGCTGAGAATACTGGCGGCGAGGGTGCAAACAGTGTTGGGTGATTTTGCAACCCAGGGTGAAAGAGTGCAAGCTTTGGTTAGCTGGAGAGATCCGGCGGCTACAAAAATGTTCATTGTGGTGTGCTTAGTGATAACCATAGTGTTATATTCAGTGCCGCCGAAGATGGTGGCGGTGGCCTTAGGGTTCTACTTCCTCCGCCACCCCATGTTCCGGGACCCAATGCCCCCTGCAAGCCTCAATTTCTTTAGGAGACTTCCAAGCTTGTCTGATCGTTTGATGTAG
- the LOC116022924 gene encoding hypersensitive-induced reaction 1 protein: MGNLFCCVQVDQSTVAIKERFGKYQDVLEPGCHCVPWFLGSQLAGHLTLRVQQLDVRCETKTKDNVFVNVVASIQYRALADKANDAFYKLSNTKGQIQAYVFDVIRASVPKLNLDDVFEQKTEIAKAVEDELEKAMSAYGYEIVQTLIVDIEPDEHVKKAMNEINAAARLRVAANEKAEAEKILQIKRAEGEAEAKYLSGLGIARQRQAIVDGLRDSVLGFSVNVPGTTAKDVMDMVLVTQYFDTMKEIGAANKSSTVFIPHGPGAVRDVAAQIRDGLLQASQSDHHH, from the exons ATGGGAAATCTGTTCTGCTGTGTCCAAGTAGATCAATCCACTGTTGCAATTAAGGAACGTTTTGGCAAGTATCAAGATGTGCTAGAGCCAGGATGCCACTGTGTGCCTTGGTTCCTTGGAAGTCAACTGGCTGGTCATCTCACCCTCCGGGTGCAGCAGCTGGATGTGCGCTGCGAGACCAAGACAAAG GACAATGTGTTCGTCAATGTTGTCGCATCAATTCAGTACCGTGCCCTGGCTGACAAGGCAAATGATGCTTTTTACAAACTAAGCAACACTAAGGGTCAAATTCAGGCATATGTTTTTGATG TAATCAGAGCTAGTGTTCCGAAACTCAACCTTGACGATGTTTTTGAGCAAAAAACTGAAATTGCCAAGGCTGTTGAGGATGAACTTGAGAAG GCTATGTCTGCCTATGGGTACGAAATTGTTCAGACACTAATTGTTGATATAGAACCAGATGAGCATGTTAAGAAAGCTATGAATGAAATCAATGCTG CTGCTAGGCTAAGGGTTGCTGCTAACGAGAAGGCAGAGGCTGAGAAGATTTTGCAGATTAAGAGGGCTGAGGGTGAGGCGGAGGCGAAGTACCTCTCAGGGTTAGGTATTGCCCGCCAACGCCAAGCCATCGTGGACGGGCTTAGGGATAGCGTTCTTGGATTCTCAGTGAACGTGCCAGGAACCACAGCCAAAGATGTCATGGACATGGTTCTCGTGACGCAGTACTTTGACACGATGAAGGAAATTGGCGCTGCCAACAAATCATCCACTGTCTTCATCCCCCATGGCCCTGGGGCGGTTCGCGATGTGGCTGCCCAGATCCGTGATGGCCTTCTTCAGGCTTCCCAGTCTGACCATCATCACTAA